In one Kitasatospora cineracea genomic region, the following are encoded:
- a CDS encoding ABC transporter ATP-binding protein — MSTSTAYAAHTGLAAARATGLNKVYGEGETRVVALDDVSVSFGRGEFTAIMGPSGSGKSTLMHCMAGLDKVTSGSATIGDTELVGLKDKQLTRLRRDKIGFIFQAFNLLPTLTALENITLPMDIAGSKVDRAWLDRVVETVGLSGRLSHRPAQLSGGQQQRVACARALASKPEIIFADEPTGNLDSRSGAEILSFLRNSVRELGQTVVMVTHDPVAASYADRVVFLADGRIVDELFGPTADTVLDRMRRFDAKGRTS; from the coding sequence GTGAGCACCTCGACCGCGTACGCTGCCCACACCGGCCTGGCGGCGGCCCGCGCCACCGGCCTGAACAAGGTCTACGGCGAGGGCGAGACCCGCGTCGTGGCGCTCGACGACGTCTCGGTCTCCTTCGGGCGGGGCGAGTTCACCGCGATCATGGGGCCCTCCGGTTCCGGCAAGTCGACGCTGATGCACTGCATGGCCGGGCTGGACAAGGTCACCTCGGGGTCGGCCACCATCGGCGACACCGAGCTGGTCGGGCTGAAGGACAAGCAGCTGACCCGGCTGCGCCGGGACAAGATCGGCTTCATCTTCCAGGCGTTCAACCTGCTGCCCACGCTGACCGCGCTGGAGAACATCACGCTGCCGATGGACATCGCCGGCAGCAAGGTCGACCGGGCCTGGCTGGACCGGGTGGTGGAGACCGTCGGCCTGTCCGGCCGGCTCTCGCACCGCCCGGCCCAGCTCTCCGGCGGCCAGCAGCAGCGCGTCGCCTGCGCCCGGGCGCTGGCCTCCAAGCCGGAGATCATCTTCGCCGACGAGCCCACCGGCAACCTGGACTCCCGCTCCGGCGCGGAGATCCTCTCCTTCCTGCGCAACTCGGTGCGCGAACTCGGCCAGACCGTGGTGATGGTGACCCACGACCCGGTCGCCGCCTCGTACGCGGACCGGGTGGTGTTCCTGGCCGACGGCCGGATCGTCGACGAGCTGTTCGGACCGACCGCCGACACCGTCCTGGACCGGATGCGTCGCTTCGACGCCAAGGGCCGCACCAGCTGA
- a CDS encoding Ppx/GppA phosphatase family protein: MSPTRVAAIDCGTNSIRLLIADLDPATGELTDLDRRMLIVRLGQDVDRTGRLHPEALARTFAACREYAEVIDAHGVAPDRIRMVATSASRDAENAAEFAAGVKEILGVTPSVVSGDEEARLSFTGATRELLGGPHRPPYLVFDLGGGSTEFVLGERDVQAGYSTDIGCVRMTERHFAGGQPTEAQIEAARADIRAALDTVAQAVPLDSGATLVGLAGTVTTVAGIALELPGYDSERIHHAVLDVAQVRETAQWLLHSSHAERAAVPVMHPGRVDVIAAGALVLLEIMERTGAAELLVSEHDILDGIAWSIA, translated from the coding sequence GTGAGCCCGACCCGGGTCGCCGCGATCGACTGCGGCACCAACTCGATCCGCCTGCTGATCGCCGACCTCGACCCCGCCACCGGCGAACTCACCGACCTGGACCGGCGGATGCTGATCGTCCGGCTCGGCCAGGACGTCGACCGCACCGGCCGGCTGCACCCCGAGGCGCTGGCCCGCACCTTCGCGGCCTGCCGCGAGTACGCCGAGGTCATCGACGCGCACGGGGTCGCCCCGGACCGGATCCGGATGGTCGCCACCTCCGCGTCCCGGGACGCCGAGAACGCCGCCGAGTTCGCCGCCGGGGTCAAGGAGATCCTGGGCGTCACGCCGAGCGTGGTCAGCGGCGACGAGGAGGCCCGGCTCTCCTTCACCGGCGCCACCCGGGAACTGCTCGGCGGCCCGCACCGCCCGCCCTACCTGGTGTTCGACCTGGGCGGCGGCTCCACCGAGTTCGTGCTCGGCGAGCGGGACGTGCAGGCCGGGTACTCGACGGACATCGGCTGCGTGCGGATGACGGAGCGCCACTTCGCGGGCGGGCAGCCCACCGAGGCGCAGATCGAGGCCGCCCGGGCCGACATCCGGGCCGCGCTGGACACCGTCGCGCAGGCCGTCCCGCTGGACTCCGGCGCCACCCTGGTCGGCCTGGCCGGCACCGTCACCACGGTGGCCGGGATCGCCCTCGAACTGCCCGGGTACGACTCCGAGCGGATCCACCACGCGGTGCTGGACGTCGCGCAGGTCCGGGAGACCGCCCAGTGGCTGCTGCACTCCTCGCACGCCGAGCGGGCCGCCGTCCCGGTCATGCACCCCGGCCGGGTGGACGTGATCGCGGCGGGCGCGCTGGTGCTGCTGGAGATCATGGAGCGCACCGGGGCCGCCGAACTGCTGGTCTCCGAGCACGACATCCTCGACGGGATCGCCTGGTCGATCGCCTGA
- a CDS encoding Bax inhibitor-1/YccA family protein, whose amino-acid sequence MRSRNPVFSREGSFTRDDQYAGFGTQTATQPAGQAYGSPYAGSPYAGQQPPLTDDRLAAMYGAPSAGPARTGRMTMDDVVARTAMTLLTLVAFGALAWFTVPVDNFAPAIGAALVAMVIGLVVSFKRSVNPGLILAYAALEGFFLGAISMALETFLPGIAIQAVLGTAAVFAATLIAYKSGRIRVTPRYTRIGLTIAMGFVLLMLVNMVAVLFGADFGLRSGPLGIVVGLIGIALGAFFLTLDYAEIEEGIRQGAPEKEAWRAAFGLTLSLVWIYLEMLRLIAILRGDD is encoded by the coding sequence ATGAGAAGCAGGAACCCGGTCTTCTCGCGGGAGGGGTCCTTCACCCGCGACGACCAGTACGCGGGATTCGGCACGCAGACGGCCACCCAGCCCGCCGGGCAGGCGTACGGCTCCCCGTACGCGGGCAGCCCGTACGCCGGCCAGCAGCCGCCGCTGACGGACGACCGGCTCGCCGCGATGTACGGCGCGCCGTCCGCGGGCCCGGCCCGGACCGGCCGGATGACCATGGACGACGTGGTGGCCCGGACGGCCATGACGCTGCTCACCCTGGTCGCCTTCGGCGCGCTGGCCTGGTTCACCGTGCCGGTCGACAACTTCGCGCCGGCCATCGGCGCCGCGCTGGTCGCCATGGTCATCGGCCTGGTGGTGAGCTTCAAGCGCAGCGTCAACCCGGGGCTGATCCTGGCCTACGCGGCGCTGGAGGGCTTCTTCCTCGGCGCGATCAGCATGGCCCTGGAGACCTTCCTGCCGGGCATCGCCATCCAGGCCGTGCTGGGCACCGCCGCGGTGTTCGCGGCCACGCTGATCGCCTACAAGAGCGGCCGGATCCGGGTCACCCCCCGGTACACCCGGATCGGCCTCACGATCGCCATGGGCTTCGTGCTGCTGATGCTGGTCAACATGGTCGCCGTGCTGTTCGGCGCCGACTTCGGCCTGCGCTCCGGCCCGCTGGGCATCGTGGTCGGCCTGATCGGCATCGCGCTCGGCGCCTTCTTCCTCACCCTCGACTACGCCGAGATCGAGGAGGGCATCCGGCAGGGCGCCCCCGAGAAGGAGGCCTGGCGGGCCGCCTTCGGCCTGACCCTCTCGCTGGTCTGGATCTACCTGGAGATGCTGCGCCTGATCGCCATCCTGCGCGGCGACGACTGA
- a CDS encoding acetyl-CoA C-acetyltransferase: protein MPEAVIVSAARSPIGRAFKGSLKDVRPDDLTAQIIGAALAKVPELDPRQIDDLMLGCGLPGGEQGHNLARIVAVQMGMDYLPGATVTRYCSSSLQTTRMALHAIRAGEGDVFLSAGVETVSRSVNGTSDGMPGTTNPLFDEAQARTKHRAETGGGTWHDPREDGLLPDAYIAMGQTAENLAALKGITRAEQDEFGVRSQNLAEAAIKAGFWQREITPVTLPDGTTVSTDDGPRAGVTLEAVSGLKPVFRPDGTVTAGNCCPLNDGAAALVIMSDTKARELGITPLARIVSTGVSALSPEIMGHGPVEASRQALRRAGLTIGDIDLVEINEAFAAQVIPSYRDLGIDPDRLNVNGGAIAVGHPFGMTGARITTTLINSLQWHDKQFGLETMCVGGGQGMAMVIERLS from the coding sequence ATGCCCGAAGCCGTCATCGTCAGCGCCGCCCGTTCGCCGATCGGCCGGGCGTTCAAGGGCTCGCTGAAGGACGTCCGCCCGGACGACCTGACCGCGCAGATCATCGGCGCCGCGCTCGCCAAGGTCCCGGAGCTGGACCCGCGGCAGATCGACGACCTGATGCTGGGCTGCGGCCTGCCGGGCGGCGAGCAGGGCCACAACCTGGCCCGGATCGTGGCCGTGCAGATGGGCATGGACTACCTGCCGGGCGCGACCGTCACCCGCTACTGCTCCTCGTCGCTGCAGACGACCCGGATGGCGCTGCACGCGATCAGGGCGGGCGAGGGCGACGTCTTCCTCTCGGCGGGCGTCGAGACCGTCTCGCGCTCGGTCAACGGCACCTCGGACGGCATGCCGGGCACCACGAACCCGCTGTTCGACGAGGCGCAGGCGCGCACCAAGCACCGCGCGGAGACGGGTGGCGGTACGTGGCACGACCCGCGCGAGGACGGGCTGCTGCCGGACGCGTACATCGCCATGGGCCAGACCGCGGAGAACCTCGCCGCGCTGAAGGGCATCACCCGGGCCGAGCAGGACGAGTTCGGCGTCCGCTCGCAGAACCTCGCCGAAGCCGCGATCAAGGCCGGCTTCTGGCAGCGCGAGATCACCCCCGTCACCCTCCCCGACGGCACCACCGTCAGCACCGACGACGGCCCCCGCGCCGGCGTGACCCTCGAAGCCGTCTCCGGACTCAAGCCCGTCTTCCGCCCCGACGGCACCGTGACGGCCGGTAACTGCTGCCCGCTCAACGACGGCGCCGCCGCCCTGGTCATCATGTCCGACACCAAGGCCCGCGAACTCGGCATCACCCCGCTCGCCCGCATCGTCTCCACCGGCGTCTCCGCCCTCTCCCCCGAGATCATGGGCCACGGCCCCGTCGAAGCCTCCCGGCAGGCCCTGCGCCGGGCCGGACTGACGATCGGCGACATCGACCTGGTCGAGATCAACGAAGCCTTCGCCGCCCAGGTCATCCCCTCCTACCGGGACCTCGGCATCGACCCCGACCGGCTGAACGTCAACGGCGGCGCCATCGCCGTCGGCCACCCCTTCGGCATGACCGGCGCCCGCATCACCACCACCCTGATCAACTCCCTCCAGTGGCACGACAAGCAGTTCGGCCTGGAAACCATGTGCGTCGGCGGCGGACAGGGCATGGCCATGGTCATCGAGCGCCTGAGCTGA
- a CDS encoding NAD(P)/FAD-dependent oxidoreductase, producing MSTTERPRILIVGGGYVGLYAAMRILKKMRYGEATVTVVDPRSYMTYLPFLPEAAGGNVAPRNLVAPLRSALKKAEVLTGHVTEVDHARKVATIQPAAGDSYELPFEYLVVATGSVSRTFPIPGLAEHGIGMKTVEEAISLRNHVMAQLDKAESTTDEDVRRKALTFVVIGGGFAGIETVAEIEDMARDAAKIYKTVSRDDMRFVVVEAANRILPEMGPDLGLWTKGRLEERNIEVYIETSMDSCVDQHVVLKNGMEFDASTIVWTAGVKPNPVVNRFGLPLGPRGHVDTAATLQVQGFDYVWAAGDNAQVPDLASGEGAWCPPNAQHAVRQAAVLGDNVISGMRGFPQAEYKHKNLGAVAGLGLHKGVAILFGKVKLKGRLAWWFHRGYHGAMVPTMNRKIRVFTDWTLAMFLKRETVGLSEMEKPFDAFQEATAPAPKPAAAAAPEKELAASK from the coding sequence ATGAGCACCACGGAGCGTCCTCGCATCCTCATTGTCGGCGGTGGTTACGTCGGCCTGTATGCCGCGATGCGCATCCTCAAAAAGATGCGCTACGGCGAAGCGACCGTCACGGTCGTCGACCCGCGGTCGTACATGACGTACCTGCCCTTCCTTCCCGAGGCGGCCGGCGGCAACGTCGCGCCCCGCAACCTCGTCGCACCGCTGCGCAGCGCCCTGAAGAAGGCGGAGGTGCTCACCGGTCACGTGACCGAGGTGGACCACGCCCGCAAGGTCGCCACCATCCAGCCCGCGGCCGGCGACTCCTACGAACTGCCCTTCGAGTACCTGGTCGTGGCGACCGGCTCGGTGTCCCGCACCTTCCCGATCCCGGGTCTGGCGGAGCACGGCATCGGCATGAAGACGGTCGAGGAGGCGATCAGCCTCCGCAACCACGTCATGGCGCAGCTCGACAAGGCCGAGTCCACCACGGACGAGGACGTCCGGCGCAAGGCCCTGACCTTCGTGGTCATCGGCGGTGGCTTCGCCGGCATCGAGACCGTCGCCGAGATCGAGGACATGGCGCGCGACGCCGCCAAGATCTACAAGACCGTCAGCCGTGACGACATGCGCTTCGTGGTGGTGGAGGCGGCCAACCGCATCCTCCCCGAGATGGGCCCCGACCTCGGTCTGTGGACCAAGGGCCGCCTGGAGGAGCGCAACATCGAGGTCTACATCGAGACCTCGATGGACTCCTGCGTCGACCAGCACGTGGTGCTGAAGAACGGCATGGAGTTCGACGCCTCCACCATCGTGTGGACCGCCGGCGTCAAGCCCAACCCGGTCGTCAACCGCTTCGGCCTCCCGCTCGGCCCGCGCGGCCACGTGGACACCGCGGCGACCCTCCAGGTCCAGGGCTTCGACTACGTGTGGGCGGCCGGCGACAACGCCCAGGTCCCCGACCTCGCCTCGGGCGAGGGCGCCTGGTGCCCGCCGAACGCGCAGCACGCGGTGCGCCAGGCCGCCGTCCTCGGTGACAACGTCATCTCGGGCATGCGCGGCTTCCCGCAGGCCGAGTACAAGCACAAGAACCTCGGCGCGGTGGCCGGCCTCGGCCTGCACAAGGGCGTGGCGATCCTCTTCGGCAAGGTCAAGCTGAAGGGCCGCCTGGCCTGGTGGTTCCACCGCGGCTACCACGGCGCGATGGTCCCGACCATGAACCGCAAGATCCGGGTCTTCACCGACTGGACCCTGGCGATGTTCCTCAAGCGCGAGACGGTCGGCCTCTCCGAGATGGAGAAGCCGTTCGACGCCTTCCAGGAGGCGACCGCCCCCGCGCCGAAGCCCGCCGCCGCGGCCGCGCCCGAGAAGGAACTCGCCGCCAGCAAGTAA
- a CDS encoding peptidylprolyl isomerase produces MAEELYATLKTNKGDIVVRLLPNHAPKTVKNFVELATGAREWIDPNTGQKSTEPLYDGTVFHRVIEGFMIQGGDPLGNGTGGPGYKFADEFHPDLAFTRPYLLAMANAGPGTNGSQFFITVGPTTWLTGKHSIFGEVTDPASQKVVDAIVGVETGRNDRPVQDVVIEKVVIETR; encoded by the coding sequence ATGGCCGAGGAGCTGTACGCCACGCTGAAGACCAACAAGGGCGACATCGTGGTCCGGCTGCTGCCGAACCACGCCCCCAAGACGGTCAAGAACTTCGTGGAGCTGGCGACGGGTGCGCGGGAGTGGATCGACCCGAACACCGGGCAGAAGAGCACCGAACCGCTGTACGACGGCACGGTCTTCCACCGGGTCATCGAGGGCTTCATGATCCAGGGCGGCGACCCGCTGGGCAACGGCACCGGCGGCCCGGGCTACAAGTTCGCCGACGAGTTCCACCCGGACCTGGCCTTCACCAGGCCGTACCTGCTGGCGATGGCCAACGCGGGCCCGGGCACCAACGGTTCGCAGTTCTTCATCACGGTCGGCCCGACCACCTGGCTGACCGGCAAGCACAGCATCTTCGGCGAGGTCACCGACCCGGCCAGCCAGAAGGTCGTGGACGCGATCGTCGGCGTGGAGACCGGGCGCAACGACCGCCCGGTGCAGGACGTGGTGATCGAGAAGGTCGTCATCGAGACCCGCTGA
- a CDS encoding SGNH/GDSL hydrolase family protein, which translates to MTGSQASRARVARRIATAAAYGGGGLGLLGVGLAGVLLTESRMAIRAIGVLDGDPPFADGVYGEAFADPEDSRPPLLLAFLGDSTAAGLGVQRPQETPGALLASGLASVAERRVRLVNAARTGARSSDLARQLESALPQRPDVAVVMIGANDVTRHAPAARSVRELGEAVGALVSAGCHVVVGTCPDLGTIKPVRPPLRWVARRLSRQLAAAQTIAVVEAGGRTVSLGSLLGPEFATRPELFAADRYHPSAQGYATASMALLPSLCAALELWPQESPEAGGAVEPQAVLPVAVAAAAAAGRSGTEVSAAGPANGTWRWATLKQRFRLALPGGEEVGAVGSDADRPPRGDASANSHPEADDAGATKR; encoded by the coding sequence ATGACCGGCTCGCAGGCGTCGAGGGCCCGGGTGGCGCGACGGATCGCCACGGCGGCGGCCTACGGGGGCGGTGGGCTGGGGCTGCTGGGGGTGGGGCTGGCGGGGGTGCTGCTGACCGAGAGCCGGATGGCGATCCGGGCGATCGGGGTGCTGGACGGCGATCCGCCGTTCGCGGACGGGGTGTACGGCGAGGCCTTCGCCGACCCGGAGGACTCCCGGCCGCCCCTGCTGCTGGCGTTCCTGGGCGATTCGACGGCGGCGGGGCTGGGGGTGCAGCGCCCGCAGGAGACGCCGGGTGCGCTGTTGGCGTCGGGCCTGGCCTCGGTCGCGGAGCGCCGGGTGCGGCTGGTGAACGCGGCGCGGACGGGGGCCCGTTCGTCGGATCTGGCCCGGCAGTTGGAGTCGGCGCTGCCGCAGCGGCCGGACGTCGCGGTGGTGATGATCGGTGCGAACGACGTGACCCGGCACGCCCCGGCGGCCCGCAGCGTGCGCGAACTGGGCGAGGCGGTGGGCGCGTTGGTCTCGGCGGGGTGCCACGTGGTGGTGGGCACCTGTCCGGACCTGGGCACCATCAAGCCGGTCCGGCCGCCGTTGCGCTGGGTGGCGCGGCGGTTGAGCCGGCAGCTCGCGGCGGCGCAGACCATCGCGGTGGTGGAGGCGGGCGGGCGGACGGTCTCGCTGGGTTCGCTGCTGGGGCCGGAGTTCGCCACCCGCCCGGAGCTGTTCGCCGCGGACCGCTACCACCCGTCGGCGCAGGGTTACGCGACGGCGTCGATGGCGCTGCTGCCTTCGCTGTGCGCGGCGTTGGAGCTGTGGCCGCAGGAGTCGCCGGAGGCGGGCGGTGCGGTGGAGCCGCAGGCGGTGCTGCCGGTGGCGGTGGCGGCCGCGGCGGCGGCCGGGCGGTCGGGCACCGAGGTGTCGGCGGCCGGTCCGGCGAACGGCACCTGGCGGTGGGCGACGTTGAAGCAGCGCTTCCGGCTGGCCCTGCCGGGCGGGGAGGAGGTTGGTGCGGTCGGGTCGGACGCCGACCGCCCGCCGCGGGGGGACGCGTCGGCGAACTCACATCCGGAGGCGGATGACGCCGGAGCTACCAAGCGGTAA
- a CDS encoding DNA-binding protein encodes MADTAPRPPSSADPFAPPDPAAARAGRVYAALFRIAERHAAGDGQRQRQVNPAILAPHEAVRLVAFLLSGAALAEEGEPEVDRDDITAALTLLPLVRAELDELEAGLLTMARGRGMTWHDIAFGLGLGTPQAARQRHERLTDRTAPDETS; translated from the coding sequence ATGGCCGACACCGCTCCCCGCCCCCCGTCCTCCGCCGACCCGTTCGCACCGCCCGACCCCGCCGCCGCGCGGGCCGGACGGGTGTACGCCGCGCTGTTCCGGATCGCCGAGCGGCACGCCGCCGGGGACGGACAGCGGCAGCGGCAGGTCAACCCGGCGATCCTGGCCCCGCACGAGGCGGTGCGGCTGGTGGCGTTCCTGCTCAGCGGGGCGGCGCTGGCCGAGGAGGGCGAGCCCGAGGTCGACCGGGACGACATCACGGCCGCGCTGACCCTGCTGCCCCTGGTCCGGGCCGAACTCGACGAGCTGGAGGCCGGGTTGCTCACCATGGCCCGCGGCCGCGGGATGACCTGGCATGACATCGCCTTCGGCCTCGGCCTGGGGACGCCGCAGGCGGCCCGCCAGCGGCACGAGCGGCTCACCGACCGGACGGCGCCCGACGAGACCTCCTGA
- a CDS encoding FtsB family cell division protein yields the protein MAKWRIPGLAARPRFTSRATVLVLVLCSLVAILAYPARQYIAQRGEIADQRAKAEHARQQVDELRREKARWQDPEYVKAQARERLHYALPGETPFVSVSPPPAPGAKPSPADAAAGPPKAAKPWYAALWDSVDAADAAAPAPQPAP from the coding sequence ATGGCCAAGTGGAGGATTCCCGGGTTGGCGGCGCGACCGCGCTTCACCAGCCGGGCCACCGTGCTGGTCCTCGTGCTGTGCTCGCTGGTGGCGATACTCGCCTACCCCGCCCGGCAGTACATCGCCCAGCGCGGCGAGATCGCCGACCAGCGGGCCAAGGCCGAGCACGCCCGCCAGCAGGTCGACGAGCTGCGCCGGGAGAAGGCCCGCTGGCAGGACCCGGAGTACGTCAAGGCGCAGGCCCGCGAGCGGCTGCACTACGCGCTGCCCGGCGAGACCCCGTTCGTCTCGGTCTCCCCGCCGCCCGCGCCCGGCGCCAAGCCCTCCCCGGCGGACGCCGCGGCCGGCCCGCCGAAGGCCGCCAAGCCCTGGTACGCCGCCCTCTGGGACTCGGTGGACGCCGCCGACGCCGCGGCGCCCGCGCCGCAGCCGGCCCCCTGA
- a CDS encoding ABC transporter permease, with amino-acid sequence MYRTALRNVLAHKGRLLMTVLAVLLGTAFVAGTLVFSDTMGQAMRNSYSTSFSDVSVLVSASGADDGGPTDGDARPEERTSLTPDTVQQLAALPGTERARGVVSGFTGVADKNGNLVGEAWSARGANFVPDASGADTRYPMAEGRGPRAENEVALNRQAADKAGYHVGDTVRVAGNGAARDAVLTGVFTTDDPKVTSGGTLVLMDTATAQRELLEPGRFSSVVLTAKAGTSEQALLEQARAKTGTDGVELQTGQELKDEQTKMVAASVGTTKTMLLVFAGISLFVGIFIIVNTFTMLIAQRLKELALLRAVGASRGQVTKSVLVEALAIGVIASVGGLLAGIGIGAGLQSLLHAFDEGMPTGSLVVAPVTVVATLVVGVVVTVLSALLPAVRASRIPPVAAMSSGEQPSTQRGLLIRNSIGVLVAGAGLGLILAGANGSGSGAQHLLELGAPLTLIGVFVLLPLLSRPVIALVGPVLAKLFGTPGKLARLNAVRNPRRTASTAAALTIGLTLVTALTVIGSSVTSAVTSMVAGSMKADYVVGMANGRELSPDLTGLVAGAKGVKAVSRVDNVWWHLDGSDQAKAIEGYDADAFDQLVNLTMASGSTGALKQGQVLVNDEFAATHHLSVGSTLAATAGKGEAVTLTVGGVFERNDGVSPVVAPNQLIERHDAHPLVQQILVKGTDGPSAELKQSIKDATGRNPVMEVRTMKDMVDEFSRIISTMLNLMYGLLGMAVIVAVLGVINTLAMSVFERKREIGMLRAIGLERRGIKRMIRLESVVISVFGAFVGVLLGCFLAWAATRTLASELKGLTTVIPYGSVLLFLGLAALVGMVAALWPARRASRLDILTSIKTD; translated from the coding sequence ATGTATCGCACCGCACTGCGCAACGTGCTGGCCCACAAGGGCCGCCTGCTGATGACGGTACTGGCCGTGCTGCTCGGCACCGCCTTCGTGGCCGGCACCCTGGTGTTCTCCGACACCATGGGCCAGGCCATGCGCAACAGCTACTCCACCAGCTTCTCGGACGTCTCGGTGCTGGTCTCCGCCTCCGGCGCCGACGACGGCGGCCCCACCGACGGCGACGCGCGGCCCGAGGAGCGCACCTCGCTGACCCCGGACACCGTCCAGCAGCTGGCCGCGCTGCCCGGCACCGAGCGGGCCCGCGGCGTGGTCTCCGGCTTCACCGGCGTCGCCGACAAGAACGGCAACCTGGTCGGCGAGGCCTGGAGCGCCCGCGGCGCCAACTTCGTCCCGGACGCCTCCGGTGCGGACACCCGCTACCCGATGGCCGAGGGCCGCGGCCCGCGCGCCGAGAACGAGGTCGCGCTGAACCGGCAGGCCGCCGACAAGGCCGGCTACCACGTGGGCGACACCGTCCGGGTGGCCGGCAACGGCGCCGCCCGGGACGCCGTGCTGACCGGCGTCTTCACCACCGACGACCCCAAGGTCACCTCCGGCGGCACCCTGGTGCTGATGGACACCGCCACCGCCCAGCGGGAACTGCTCGAACCGGGCCGGTTCAGCTCGGTGGTGCTGACCGCCAAGGCCGGCACCTCCGAGCAGGCGCTGCTGGAGCAGGCCCGGGCGAAGACCGGCACCGACGGCGTCGAGCTGCAGACCGGGCAGGAGCTCAAGGACGAGCAGACCAAGATGGTCGCCGCCTCGGTCGGCACCACCAAGACCATGCTGCTGGTGTTCGCCGGCATCTCGCTGTTCGTCGGCATCTTCATCATCGTCAACACCTTCACCATGCTGATCGCCCAGCGGCTCAAGGAACTGGCGCTGCTGCGGGCGGTCGGCGCCAGCCGCGGCCAGGTCACCAAGTCGGTGCTGGTGGAGGCGCTCGCCATCGGCGTGATCGCCTCGGTCGGCGGCCTGCTCGCGGGCATCGGCATCGGCGCGGGCCTGCAGTCCCTGCTGCACGCCTTCGACGAGGGCATGCCCACCGGCTCGCTGGTGGTCGCCCCGGTGACGGTGGTCGCCACCCTGGTGGTCGGCGTGGTGGTCACCGTGCTGTCGGCGCTGCTGCCGGCCGTCCGGGCCTCCCGGATCCCCCCGGTGGCGGCGATGAGCAGCGGCGAGCAGCCCAGCACCCAGCGCGGCCTGCTGATCCGCAACAGCATCGGCGTGCTGGTGGCCGGCGCCGGCCTGGGCCTGATCCTGGCCGGGGCGAACGGCAGCGGCTCGGGCGCCCAGCACCTGCTGGAGCTCGGCGCCCCGCTCACCCTGATCGGCGTGTTCGTGCTGCTGCCGCTGCTGTCGCGGCCGGTGATCGCGCTGGTCGGCCCGGTGCTGGCCAAGCTGTTCGGCACCCCCGGCAAGCTGGCCCGGCTGAACGCGGTGCGCAACCCGCGCCGCACCGCCAGCACCGCGGCCGCGCTGACCATCGGCCTGACCCTGGTCACCGCGCTGACCGTGATCGGCAGCTCGGTCACCAGCGCCGTCACCTCGATGGTCGCCGGCTCGATGAAGGCCGACTACGTGGTCGGCATGGCCAACGGCCGCGAGCTGTCCCCCGACCTGACCGGCCTGGTCGCCGGGGCGAAGGGCGTCAAGGCGGTCAGCCGGGTCGACAACGTCTGGTGGCACCTGGACGGCTCCGACCAGGCCAAGGCGATCGAGGGCTACGACGCGGACGCCTTCGACCAGTTGGTCAACCTGACCATGGCCTCCGGCTCCACCGGCGCGCTCAAGCAGGGCCAGGTGCTGGTCAACGACGAGTTCGCCGCCACCCACCACCTCTCGGTCGGCTCGACCCTGGCCGCCACCGCGGGCAAGGGCGAGGCCGTCACGCTCACCGTCGGCGGCGTCTTCGAGCGCAACGACGGCGTCTCCCCGGTGGTGGCCCCCAACCAGCTGATCGAGCGCCACGACGCCCACCCGCTGGTCCAGCAGATCCTGGTGAAGGGCACCGACGGCCCGAGCGCCGAGCTGAAGCAGTCGATCAAGGACGCCACCGGCCGCAACCCGGTGATGGAGGTCCGGACCATGAAGGACATGGTCGACGAGTTCAGCCGGATCATCTCGACCATGCTCAACCTGATGTACGGCCTGCTCGGCATGGCGGTGATCGTCGCCGTCCTCGGCGTGATCAACACGCTCGCCATGTCGGTGTTCGAGCGCAAGCGCGAGATCGGCATGCTGCGGGCGATCGGCCTGGAGCGGCGCGGCATCAAGCGGATGATCCGCCTGGAGTCCGTGGTGATCTCGGTCTTCGGCGCCTTCGTCGGCGTCCTGCTCGGCTGCTTCCTGGCCTGGGCCGCCACCCGGACCCTCGCCTCCGAACTGAAGGGACTGACCACCGTGATCCCGTACGGCAGTGTGCTGCTCTTCCTCGGCCTCGCCGCCCTGGTCGGCATGGTCGCCGCCCTCTGGCCGGCCCGCCGGGCCTCCCGGCTGGACATCCTGACCAGCATCAAGACCGACTGA